In Nymphaea colorata isolate Beijing-Zhang1983 chromosome 5, ASM883128v2, whole genome shotgun sequence, one genomic interval encodes:
- the LOC116255091 gene encoding protein KINESIN LIGHT CHAIN-RELATED 3-like: protein METTTDEGGSAPNTRRWYPSLPSLKTKHHRRTTSIGGDPSPKLPNCASFTLASPARNSMESHRRTPATTPNDIAFLFFSAAHSLHLSGDDPHKAHRYAEKAVRILDSNSTSGLQLITSLHLAAATLTRLGRCKEAIHLLRRSVSISTASPDDPNCAHASFSGFMQLGDTYFAIGRYASAMECYESGLSVQKQALGDSDVRVAETCVYLAESYLQLLKLKEAEELCGEALAIQDGVSVRRVIGLVQIAKGEYETALDHLLLAVATLSSLSSSSPSQSTSSSSSSASSSLSSIVECAFLDAIIGEAYLALGRFDEAELAYHKGLAAFVLVYGEDHTSVGSLYVSLADLYLKRGSFNDAKLYCEKALLVYAEQMERHQDDGIDGCRQEEIGVGLSRVASLFESMGEVKHAVSLLEKARGMMGSSPDEGSVVVAGVEAQIGLLQLMSRSYEDAYAYLGSAVARHRAMAGGERSLVLAALLNQRGVACVGLGAIWEAAEAFEESMRIFERVSGAHNVDTLDVCLNLAGAYDAMGRGDDAINLLERVVDEEENRLGTAHPDVEHTRQWLADMLKEAGRSRSRKAHTLKDLLLLHKKNRGAVGAVAAEPRH from the exons ATGGAGACGACGACAGACGAGGGTGGTAGTGCGCCAAACACAAGGAGATGGTACCCTTCTCTGCCTTCCCTCAAAACCAAGCACCACCGCCGCACCACCTCCATTGGCGGCGACCCATCGCCGAAGCTCCCTAACTGCGCCTCTTTTACTCTCGCATCCCCCGCCCGCAACAGCATGGAGAGCCACAGGCGCACCCCCGCCACCACCCCCAACGACAtcgccttcctcttcttcagcGCCGCTCACTCCCTCCACCTCTCCGGCGACGACCCCCACAAGGCCCATCGCTACGCCGAGAAGGCCGTCCGCATCCTCGACTCCAACTCCACCTCCGGCCTCCAGCTTATCACGAGCCTCCACCTTGCCGCCGCCACGCTCACCCGCCTCGGCCGCTGCAAGGAAGCGATCCACCTCCTCCGGCGGTCCGTCTCCATCTCGACCGCGTCCCCCGACGACCCCAACTGCGCCCATGCCTCCTTTTCCGGCTTCATGCAGCTCGGCGACACGTACTTCGCCATCGGCCGCTATGCCTCCGCCATGGAGTGCTACGAGTCGGGGCTTTCCGTCCAGAAGCAGGCGTTAGGGGACTCCGACGTGCGGGTGGCGGAGACGTGCGTCTACCTCGCCGAGTCTTACCTGCAGCTGCTGAAGCTAAAGGAGGCGGAGGAGCTCTGCGGGGAGGCGCTCGCAATTCAAGATGGGGTGTCTGTGAGGAGGGTGATCGGACTGGTTCAGATCGCCAAGGGCGAGTACGAGACGGCGCTCGACCACCTATTGCTGGCTGTGGCcactctttcttctctctcatcATCGTCGCCGTCGCAGTCAACGTCCTCGTCCTCCTCGTCCGCCTCCTCGTCGCTGTCGTCTATAGTGGAATGTGCCTTCCTCGACGCCATCATCGGAGAGGCCTACCTGGCTCTGGGAAGGTTCGACGAGGCAGAGCTTGCCTACCACAAGGGCCTGGCAGCCTTCGTGCTCGTCTACGGCGAGGATCACACTTCGGTGGGTTCGCTGTACGTGAGCCTAGCAGACCTGTACCTGAAGAGGGGCTCCTTCAACGACGCCAAGCTCTACTGCGAGAAGGCGCTGCTGGTGTACGCGGAGCAGATGGAGAGGCACCAGGACGACGGCATCGACGGGTGCCGGCAGGAGGAGATTGGGGTGGGGCTCAGCCGGGTGGCGTCGCTCTTCGAGTCCATGGGGGAGGTGAAGCACGCGGTGTCGCTGCTGGAGAAGGCGAGGGGAATGATGGGGAGCTCGCCGGACGAGGGCAGCGTGGTGGTCGCCGGGGTGGAGGCCCAGATCGGGCTGCTGCAGCTGATGTCGAGGAGCTACGAGGACGCCTACGCCTACTTGGGGAGCGCGGTGGCGAGGCATAGGGCGATGGCGGGGGGAGAGAGGAGCCTGGTGCTGGCGGCGCTGCTGAACCAGAGGGGCGTGGCATGCGTCGGGCTCGGCGCCATCTGGGAAGCGGCCGAGGCGTTCGAGGAATCCATGCGCATCTTCGAGCGGGTGTCCGGCGCCCACAACGTCGATACTCTTGACGTCTGTCTTAACCTCGCCGGAGCCTACGACGCCATGGGCAG AGGAGATGACGCCATTAATCTACTGGAAAGGGTGGTGGATGAGGAGGAGAACAGATTGGGGACGGCTCACCCGGATGTGGAGCACACCAGGCAGTGGCTGGCCGACATGCTGAAGGAGGCAGGACGATCCAGATCCAGGAAGGCACACACCTTAAAGGACCTCCTTCTCCTGCACAAGAAGAACCGCGGAGCCGTCGGCGCTGTTGCTGCAGAACCACGCCATTGA